The sequence CTGCATGTGCCCAGCCTCGATCTTGGCGAGATCGAGCACATCGTTGATCAGTTGCAGCAGATCGTGTCCGGCACGATGGATGATATCGGCGTGCCGAACCTGCTTTTCGGTCAGGTTGCTGGCGGCGTTCTGCCTCAACTGATCGCTCAGAATCAGAATGCTGTTGAGCGGCGTGCGCAGCTCGTGGGACATATTGGCGAGGAATTCGGATTTGTAGCGGTTGGCGACAATCAGCTCGTTGGCCTGATCGCGCAGGCGCCGCTCGGCTGCCTTCCGGTGGCCGATATCGATCACCACGGCCTGGACCAATTGCTCTTCACCGCTGCGCAATGGCGACAGGCCGACTTCTACCGGCAGCAGGTGCCCGTCCCGGTGGCGGCCGAACAATTCGCGGTTTTCACCCAGACGGCGCGCTTCGGGCTCGTGCCCGAAGCGGTAGCGTACCTCGTGGTAGACCTTGCGCATCGACTCGGGAATCAGCAGTTCGACCGGCTGGTCGAGCAATTCCTGCCGGCTATAGCCGAACAGCAGCTCGGTCTGGCGATTGACCATGACGATGCGCCCGTCGTGATCGAACAGAAGAAACGCGTTCGGCGAGGCTTCGACCACGTTGCGAAAGCGCTCCTCGTCACGCTTGCGCTGCTGCAGGTCGACCAGGTTGAGCAAATGGTGAACGGCCTCATCGCGCCTGAAGCTGGTCAGGCTCAATGACACCGGTATCGGGGTGCCGTCCTCTCGCAGCGCCTGGCTTTCCTGGTGGCTGGCTTCCAGACGCGCCCCGCCCGAAGGGTCGAGCAGCGCACCGGGAACGTAGCGGTTGAGGCGCTCGCCCGCGAGCAGACCGGCGCTGCTTCCCAGCAACGCCGCGGCGCTCTGATTGGCCAGCTCTATCCGACCCTGGTCATTGCAGAGCAAGGTCGCCACGGGCAACTGTTCGATCAGTTGCCTGAACCACGCCTCGCGCTCCTGAAGCTGCGCACCCAACGCCTGGCTGCTGCGCAGCGCGCGTTCGCGCAGGTACAGGTAGCCGCCGATCAGCAGCGAGAACAGCATCGCGGCGGTCATCGCCGCCGCCAGGTTGAACGCCCCGCTGGCCCTGTTGAGAATGGCTTCGTATTCCGGTGTACTGGCGATTTCCAGCTGCCAGCTGCGGCCGTAGAGATAAATGTTGCGCGTGCGATGGAAACGCGCATCGGTGCTCACCGGGTCGCGCCCTACCAACAACGGTTCGTGCGGCACGGCAGCATCGAACAATTGCAGCTGGAAGAGTTTGCTGCGCGAGCCCAGCACGCCCTCCAACAGATCGGTCAGCCGAAAGGCGCCGTGCAGCGTACCGGCAAAGGCCGCCTGACGTTCTTCCAGGGTCGTGGTCGGCGCGCCGACTCGGTAGAGCGGGAGGTAAAGCAGAATGCCCACCTGCGCGTTCTGCGCGGTCTCCTGCTTGAGCCGCAGCGGACCGCTGAGCATGGGCGTGCCGATGTTGCGCGCAGCCGTGATCGCCTCCTTGCGGGCATCCTCGCTGAGCATATCGAAGCCCAGCACGCGACGATTGCGCCAATCGAGCGGGTGTATGAAGTCGGTGATCAGGTACTCGTCGCGCTCGCCAGGCGGGTACATGCGAAAATCGCCGCGGCCGTCCTCGCGCATTTGCGCCAGTATCGATTCGAGATTCTCCGCACGCGCGTAACGGGCCAGCGCAATCGCCTGGATACCCGGGTAGAAGTCCTGCAACTGAAGCTGGTCGGACGCTCGATTCCAGTCATCCAGGCTGACCGCATCGCTGCCAACGAAAAGACCGGCCAGGCCGCGCATGACCATCTCGTACGCACGCATGCGCTCACGCAGATTGCTCTCGACGTCATTGACCGCCAGGTTGAATCGCTGCGCCTGCTCGGCTCGGATTCGTGCTTCCTGAACTTGCCATTGCCAGACGACCCATCCTCCGAGCCCGGCCATCAAGGCCAACGTCACTACCAATGGCAGCCAAGGCTTACGAGAATGGAGAGCAGAACGATCATCCATTCGACCTCCTCAGTGCCACCACATGGCTCGCTGTCACCAGCTTCTAGAGTCATGGATTACCGAGAGGTTCAATACCGGGTGATAAAAAGATATAAAACTGACGTCACTTAAATGGCATGGCGAGTCCATTGCGGACTCGCCGGCCGCAACGGCTTACAACGGCCGCAGGTTGATCTCTACGCGACGGTTCGAGGCACGCCCCGAAGCGGTGTCATTGCTGGCGATCGGCTGGCTCGGGCCGGCCCCGTAGGAAGTTATTCGCGACGCAGCCACACCATTGCCTTCCAGGTAGGCGGCGACGCTGCGCGCACGACGGTTGGACAGGTCCTGGTTGAGCTGCTGCGAGCCCGTGCTGTCGGTATGGCCGACGATGTCGATGCCGTTCTTGTTGAACTCCTTGAATACCTGCACCAGCGAATTCAAGGTGGGGTAGAAGCTGCTGGAAATGTCGGCCGAGTTGCTCGGGAAGGTGATATTGCCCGGCATGATCAGCGTCAGGTTGTCACCCTCGCGATGGACTTGCACGCCGGTGCCCTGCAGCGTCTGACGCAGCTTGGCTTCCTGAGTATCGACATAGTAACCATAGCCGCCAGCCGCGGCGCCGCCGACCGCCGCGCCGATCAGAGCGCCTTTGGCGCGGTCCTTCTTGCTGGAGGTTGCAGCACCGATCACTGCGCCACTGACCGCGCCGATACCGCCGTAGATGCCGGCCTTGCCTGCTTCCCGTTCGCCGGTATAGGGGTTGTTGGTACAGCCGGCCAGCAGAGCGATGGTGGCGGCGAATGCGGTCAGGTTACTGAGCTTTTTCATGATTACTTCCTTCATCTGCGGGACGTCAGCCTGTCGGAGATATCCGTTCACAAGGCTGAAATGCACCGCTAGGTTAACACTCCACTGGCGATAGAACCGGAACGTGCCGACGAAGCTGCCATTTCAGGCACGGATGAACGGGTTCTGCCGCATCTCATCACCCAGGCGTGTCTGCGCGCCGTGCCCGGTGATGACCGTCGCGTCCTCGTCCAGACAGTACAGCCGCTGCCTGATCGACCGTTCGAGGGTGGCATAATCGCCGCCCCCAGAGGTCGGTCCGGCCTATTCCACGGCGAAACAGCGTGTCCCCGGCGATGAGCAGCTTCGCCTCGGGGAACCAGAAGCTCATCGAGCCCGGCGTGCGGCCCGGTGTATGCAAAGCGACACCGCAGCCACAGGCCAGCGCCTCATCGTCGGCCAACCAGAGGTCCGGGGCCGGTACCGGCGTATAGGGCACGCCGAACAGGCGACATTGCTGCTCCAGGCTGTCCCATAGAAACTGATCATCCTTGTGGAGATGCAGGGTCGCGCCGGTGCGCTCCTTGATCTGGCCGGACGCGAGACAATGATCCAGATGCGCATGGGTATGAACGATGCTGACGACATCCAGGCCCAGCGCGTCGATTTGCGCCAGTATCCGTTCAGGGTCGCCGCCCGGATCCACGACAATGGCTCGCCCGGTCAGCGAATCGGCAATGAGGGTGCAATTGCATTGCAGCGGACCGACGGGAAAGGTTTCACTACGCAACGTATGGCCTGTCTCGGACATCTTGACGCCTCAGGTAGCGCGATTTTCAAGAACAGCCCCTGCTAACCTATACGGCATGGGCAGGCGTGTCATCAGACGGAGAACCAAGCCATCGACATAGCGGATCTGCAGCGCATCTTCGATACCCTGCCGGGCATCTTCCTGGTAGTTGCCAACGATGCCGACTATACGATGGTCGCCGCCAGCGAAGCGCGCTTGCAGGCGACCATGACGCGTCGTGAAGACGTCATTGGACGCCCCTTGTCCGAGGTTTACGGCGGTGCCTCGGCATCGTCGGGC is a genomic window of Stutzerimonas stutzeri containing:
- a CDS encoding CHASE domain-containing protein, producing MDDRSALHSRKPWLPLVVTLALMAGLGGWVVWQWQVQEARIRAEQAQRFNLAVNDVESNLRERMRAYEMVMRGLAGLFVGSDAVSLDDWNRASDQLQLQDFYPGIQAIALARYARAENLESILAQMREDGRGDFRMYPPGERDEYLITDFIHPLDWRNRRVLGFDMLSEDARKEAITAARNIGTPMLSGPLRLKQETAQNAQVGILLYLPLYRVGAPTTTLEERQAAFAGTLHGAFRLTDLLEGVLGSRSKLFQLQLFDAAVPHEPLLVGRDPVSTDARFHRTRNIYLYGRSWQLEIASTPEYEAILNRASGAFNLAAAMTAAMLFSLLIGGYLYLRERALRSSQALGAQLQEREAWFRQLIEQLPVATLLCNDQGRIELANQSAAALLGSSAGLLAGERLNRYVPGALLDPSGGARLEASHQESQALREDGTPIPVSLSLTSFRRDEAVHHLLNLVDLQQRKRDEERFRNVVEASPNAFLLFDHDGRIVMVNRQTELLFGYSRQELLDQPVELLIPESMRKVYHEVRYRFGHEPEARRLGENRELFGRHRDGHLLPVEVGLSPLRSGEEQLVQAVVIDIGHRKAAERRLRDQANELIVANRYKSEFLANMSHELRTPLNSILILSDQLRQNAASNLTEKQVRHADIIHRAGHDLLQLINDVLDLAKIEAGHMQIKPEPLDLAELLVELVAGLEPMAEQNGLTLTSRIDPDVPVSIISDRARLQQILRNLVTNALKFTEQGSVDIHVARQPAESPGDDDTLHICVTDTGIGIPEDQHERIFQAFQQIDGSISRQYGGTGLGLAIARQLAEVLGGGIHLVSAPGQGSSFTVQLPLKLATTTEVRTLRPSQRRGQGGGLLIIEDDADFASVVAEVGQSHGFPSVVCGTGQEGLEALGHDRFAAVILDILLPDISGWQVHRMLRADPRHQDTPVYIISCVPQPQGWSDDGSRYLLKPVAQSELERLFIDLARQEANSTRLLLVETDPQRRRQLREHFERLGYRVTECGRSEEARLAYAEHAFSVLIIDFDLPGEDGLDLLEALDRLRSLKDVRVVLNSREPLSEKNLQRLRRYSSVALSKTGELEHMDDALKPAADEPVVLGVDEMEHPLLGQRVLLVDSDVRSIYAISALLDEQGLQVVPATSRSEALERFDEDAFDLAMVDMAMADDGGSALIRQLRNDYGCQVPIVALAVGDDPAIRDRSMAAGADDVLSKPVESARLVELLRRCLERADGPRESP
- a CDS encoding OmpA family protein; this translates as MKKLSNLTAFAATIALLAGCTNNPYTGEREAGKAGIYGGIGAVSGAVIGAATSSKKDRAKGALIGAAVGGAAAGGYGYYVDTQEAKLRQTLQGTGVQVHREGDNLTLIMPGNITFPSNSADISSSFYPTLNSLVQVFKEFNKNGIDIVGHTDSTGSQQLNQDLSNRRARSVAAYLEGNGVAASRITSYGAGPSQPIASNDTASGRASNRRVEINLRPL